In the genome of Lysobacter sp. 5GHs7-4, the window TCGCGCGCCGCCTCCAGCGGCGGTTTGCCCATGCGCAGATGGCGCACGATGTTCTCGATCTCGACGATGGCATCGTCAACCAGGATGCCCACCACCACCGACAGCGCCAGCAGGGTGATCAGGTTCAAGGTGAAGCCGAACCAGTACATCACCGCGAACGTCGGAATGATCGACAAGGGCAGGGCCAGCGCCGACACCCAGGTCGCGCGCCAGTCGCGCAGGAACAACCACACCACCAGCAAGGCCAGCAACGCGCCTTCCCAAAGCATGGTCATCGACGAATCGTAGGAGCGGTGGGTCTCGTCGATCACCGTGGTGACCAGGCGGAAATCGATGCCGGCGTGGCTGGCTTTGAGCGCGTCCAGCGCCTTGTGCACGCCTTCCTCGACCTTGACCTCGCTGGAGCCGCGCGTGCGCGACATCGAGAACGCGACCACGTCGGCGCCGTCCAGCAATGCCGCCTCGGTGGGGTCGGCGGCCGCATCGGTGACCTTGGCCAGCGTCGACAGACGCACGGCGCGTCCGTCCGGCAGGCTGATCGAGTAATCGCGCAGCGCCTGCGCGTCGCCGACCGTGCCCAGGGTGCGGATGGTCTGCTGTGCGCCGTCCAGCTCGGCCTTGCCGCCCGCGCGTTCGACCTGGATCTGCGCCAGCTGCCGCGACACGTCGCCGGCGGTGACGCCGAAGGCCTGCAACGCATTCGGATCCAGGTCCACGCGCACCTGCCGCTGCACGCCGCCCACGCGCGTGACCCGGGCCACGCCGGGCACGCCGTACATGGCGCGCGAGACTTCGCGATCGACGAACCAGCTGGCTTCGTCCGGCGTCATGCCGGGGGCGACCAGCGCATAGGTCATCAGCGATCCGCCGATGTCGACCTTGGAGATCACCGGCTCCTGGATGTCCTGCGGCAGGTCGGTGCGGATGCGCGTGACCGCGTCGCGGGTGTCGTCCAGCGCGGTGGCCAGATCGGCTTCCAACTGGAATTCGATATTGGTGGTGCTGACGCCTTCGCTGACCGTGGACACCACGCGCTTGACGTTGGTCACCGTGGCGACCGAGTCCTCGACCTTGCGCGTGACCTCGGCCTCGAGCTGGCTGGGCGAGGCGCCGGGCTGAGTGACCGTGACCGTAGTCATCGGGAAGGCGATATCGGGGAAGCGCGCCACCGGCAGCTGATGGAAACCCCACAGCCCGGCGACGCACAGCACGAAGAACACCATGATCGCCGGCAGCGGCCGGTCGATGGCCCAGGAGGAAAGATTCATCGTGCGCCCGCCTTGGCGGCCGCGGCCGGCACCACGCGCACGCGGTCGCCATCGCCGAGGAAGCCCGCGCCTTCGGCGACGACCTGATCGCCGTCCTTCAGACCTTCGACGATCTCCACCAGGCCTTTGGCGGTCTGACCGGTGCGCACGCGCTTGCGCTCCACCACGTGCTGATCCTTCATCGTGAACACATAGCTATGGCCGTCGCGCTGCACCACCGCCGAGCTGGGCACCATCAAGGCGCGACCGTCGCCGGTGACGATGCGGCCCTCGACGTACACGCCGGGCCTGAGCGCGCCGGGATCCGGCAGATCGACGTACACCGTGCCGGTGCGCGTCTGCGCATCGACGCCCGGCGTGACCGCGCGGATGCGGCCGACGACGGTGCTGCCGGAGTAGGGCAGCTCGACCGTGTTGCCGACCGCGACGCCGGCCAGTTGATCCTCCGGCAACTCGGCGCGCCACTCCAGGCGGCCGTCGCGGATCAGGCGCAGCAGCTCGCTGCCCGCGGACACGACCTGGCCCGGCTGCACCAGCCGCTTGGAAATCACGCCCGCGGCCGGCGCGCGCAGTTCGGCGAAATCGCGACGCAGCTGCGCCGCATCGCGGCCGGCCCGCGCCGTGGCCACCTGCGCCTCGGCCTGCACGCGCGTGGCGCGCAGTTCGTCCAGGTTGCCTGCGCTGATCAGTTGTTCGGCGGCCAGTTTGGCGCCGCGGTCGTAGCTGACCTGGGCCAGCGACAGCGAGGCCTGCGCCTGCCGCAGCGAGGCTTCGGCCTGCGCCAGCTCGCTGTCCAGGGTGCGATGGTCCAGTTGCAGCAGCACTTGTCCCTTGCTCACCGCCTGACCGACATCGACCCGCAGCGCGGTCACGCGTTGACCGCTGAGTTCGACGCCCAACTGCATCTCTTCGAAGGCCGACACCGGGCCCGACACCAGCACGCTGCGCGCCAGCGGCTGCGGGCGCGCCGCCACCAACGACACCGCCATGGCCGAGGCGTCGTTGGCCTTGCCTTCTTCTTCCTTGGTACCTCCGCATGCGGCCAACAACGAACAAACCAGGAACACGAGTAACCAACGCGGGGGACGTGCACGCATGGGAGATTCCGTAGCAGAAGTGGAAAAAGTTGGCGCAGCGAGAGCGGCGGACGTGGCGGGGATCGGCGGCGAGCGGATCCGGCCTCGGCTGGCAGATTGCGTCCAGCTTAGAAGGACGAGTTTAAGAAGGATTAATAAGTCCACACCGCGTAGCGCCGTGTGCAGGGCCGGAGCATTGCGGCGCTTGCGGCCTGACGGAAGAGGAAGAGTACCGCTGGACTCGCGCAGGCAGCGGGCGTCGGGAGGTCTGAGCCATCGGCCATGAGGACGACCGCTGAGCGGGATAGCGAATCCAGGTCCGTTGCCGACATCGGCTGTCTTGCGTTCCCATGGCTGCAATGGGGGCATCTCGATCAATCGCATCAAATGCGATTGATTCCTATTTGCATAAATGCTAGATGGCACCTGGCGCCGCGTCAAGTCGAACCCGACGCCGGGTAGACGATCCTTAGCCGCCACGGCCGAAGCACTGATACCCGCACCTCGCATGCGGTCGCCGCTGCTGACGCGGCCGATACGCGGTCGATACCGATCGCGACCGCACCTTGGGTTCGCCGCTGCGCTTTGCTACTCATCCGCCTCAAAGCGGTTTCGAGGCAAAATGGCGGGTCCGCCATCATTGAGCACGTGGTCCATGCGGATCGGAATCGACTTCGGAACCAGCTACTCGGCCGCGGGCGCGGTGGTCGACGGCCAATTGCGCCTGATCCGCTTCGGCGACGACCATCAGTTCCGTACCACCGTGTTCTTCCCGCTGCGGATGCCCGACGTCGCGCAGTTCGAATTGACGGAAGCATTGAACGAGCAGGTGAGGGCGCTGGTCGCCGGCGCGAAACGCGACCAGACCCAGGAGCTGGCACGGGTCCAGCGCTTGCGCGACGAGGCCATGCGGCAACCGGCGCACTTGCGCGCGCAGGCATTGGCCCTGGTGCCCACGGCACGCAAGCAATCGGATTTCGAAATGCAGCGTGCGGCCGTCGTCGCCGTACGCCGGCAATGGGCGGCCGACCAGGTGCGCAAGGCGATGGAGGCCGGCGCGGACGTGCACAACGCGCTTTACGGCGACGAGGCGGTCGAGGCTTACATGGCCAGCGGCACGGGTCACCTGGTGGTCTCCCCAAAGTCCATGCTCGGCTACAAGCTCGAAGGCAATGCGCGCGAGACCCTGCTGCGGATCGCCACCCAACTGCTGCGCCACATCCGCGCCAGCGCGTCCGCGCAGTTGGACACCGACGTGCGCGCGGCGGTGATGGGCCGTCCGGTGCGCTTTCGCAGCAGCATGAAGGAAGCCGGCAGTGCGCAGGCCCTGGAGATCCTCACCGACGCTGCCTATGCGGCCGGGTTCGACGCCATCGAGTTTCTCGAGGAACCGGCGGCGGCGGCCTACGGCTATCACCGCGAACAGGCCACCGCGAGTCGGACGCTGATCCTGGACATCGGCGGCGGTACCACGGACATCGCGCTGGCCGACGTCGGCGGACCGGCTTCGGCGCCGGTAATCCACGGCTCCTGGGGCGATCCCGTCGGCGGCACCGACGTGGACATCGAACTGAGCATGCGCGGCGTCATGGCGCAGTTCGGCAAGGGCGTCACGCCGACCGCGGTGCATCGTTACTACGAGGCGTCGACGGTCCAGGATCTGGAGCGGCAGAGCAACTTCCGCCTGGCCTCGTTCAAGGACGTAGAGGCGCCTTACGGCCCGCGTCTGCAGCGCCTGCAAGAACCCGGCCACACCGTGCGCCTGAATCGCGATGTCGAGGCGGCCAAGATCGGTCTGAGCAGCCAGGATCGGGTCGGATTCACGCTGGACTACATCGAAGACGGACTGTGCGTGCAGTTGGACAAGGAGCGGCTACAGGACGCGGCCAGCCCGTTCCTGCGCCACCTGGGCGAACTCATCCGCAAGGCCAAGGCCGACCTGCGCGAGGCGCCGGACAGCGTCTATCTGACCGGCGGCATGTCACGCTCGCCGTACGTGCCGGCGATCGCCAGGGAGATGTTCCCGGCCGCGCGTATCGTCGCCGGCGACGCATCGTTGGGGGTGGTGGCGGGGTTGGCGCACGCGGCGGCGGTCGATTGAACGCCCGCGGTCAGCGGGTTCGGGATCTCACCACGTAGTCGGCCAAGCGCTCCACGCGCGGATGCGTCTGTTTTGTCGCCCCTAGCGTTACCATCCGCGAACGCACGGCCGCCGCGCGCCGTTCGTCTTCCTCGCTCTTTCCGTAAAGCATCACCACGATGAATTCTTCGCCATTGGCGGACGCGGCGAAATCCAGCGAACGGCCGTTGGCGAACAGCACGGTCCCCAGGTTCAGGTACTCGTCGTCGTACAGATACACCGCGTAGTCGCGGAGGCCGGGATCGTTCATCTCCGAGCAGCGCTGGAGCAGCTGCTGCAGGGGTATCTCGCACCAGGACACCTCGATGGCATCGTAGCGAATAGCGTCGCCGCAGGCATAGAACTTGAACGCAAATTCGTAGCGGCGCTGGCGGTACTTCCGCTGGCGGTGGAAGTACAGAATTTCTTGATCGTCGATGCGATCGGATCCGTAGTCGGCCGCGAGCTTGATCTCTTCGTACAGCTCGGGCGAATCGGCCAGTGCAGCGTCGAAGGCGGCCATCGAGCCCGCCGCCAGATAGCGGGCAAGCAATTCCAGGGGCTGGAGACGCGCGACCTTTTCGATCGCGCGTGCGACGGGCGAGGGGGGGCGACGGACCGGTTTCGTCACGTGCGGCAGCCCTTGAATGGATTGGTGCCCGCCGCGATATGGGCTTCGGCGATCTTCTTTACCTCCGCGATCTGGGCACGCAAATTCGGGTTCTTCAGACCGGTCTCGTTGAGCATCAACTCCGCCTGTTTGACGATCTTGGACAGCTCGGCCGGATTGTCGAAGTAGCTCTCGATGGCCGAGTTGAGCGGCGCAACCTTGACTTTGTTGTTGTCGATACCGCTGCCGAGGTGCGTGTTGAGCATGCCTTGTTTCCCTATCACCTTGCCGTTCTTATCCTTCACGTCCACATAGTAGGGCACAAAGCCCACATGTCCGCTGTTGCCGCGACCCGTCATGCCCGGCCCCTTCACATTCACATGCGGGCCGGGGCCGCTGGCGAAATCGGTGCCGGCGACATTGCCGTAGGACACGTCGTACGGGTTCTTCTTGGCCAAGCCCAGCGGGTCGCACCAACCGAACGGGTTCGGTGCGTACTCGCTGAGGTTCAGCCCGCCCGCAAGGCGAATCGGATCCTGCGATACGAAGGCGCCTACCGCCGGATCGTAGTAGCGAAACCGGTTGTAGCAAAGGCCTGTTTCCGGATCGCTGTATTGGCCCTGGAAGCGCAGCGGATTGGCGATGCGCTCGGAATGTTGTTGACATACCGCGCCCCAGGCGGCGTAACCGGCCGACCACATCACGCTGCCCGCGCTGTCCGTGATCCGCGTGGGGCAGCCGTTGGGGTCGACGTGATAGTGATACGTTCGCGCGACCGTTGCGGTCGCATCGGCATCATCGTTGTCGGCATCTGGAACCGGATGTTTTTCCAGCAAAGCCAAGGGCACGAACGTGGCGGGGTAGTAGACATACTCGCGAGCACGCGCATGCAATGACGCGAACGCGCGCTTGCGACGGCGAGCCTCGAGGATGTCCACCACAAAACCGTCGCTCATGGGGCCGGGCGCATCTACCTGCGCGTTTTCCTGCGTCACCTCGCCCAATAGCGCATCGCAGTCCCAGAAGAACCAGGTGGTGTGGCTGGTATTTCGCTTGAACACGCGCCGACCCAGCGGGTCGTAGCCGTATCGAGTGACCAAACCGTCCTTGCGGCTTTCGATCAAACGCTGCTGCGCGTCCCAGCGTAGTTGCAGGGCGCCATCGTCCCGCTCGACGGCGGCACTTTCGCGTTGCAGCAGATTTCCGGCACGATCGAAGGCATAGGTCATCCCGGCGTACTCGCCTTCGCGCCTCCATTCGTCGGGCTGAGGCTCGCCTCCCACCACCCTGCGTTGCGCCTGGCTGTGTACGCGCGTGCGCAAGCGATCGCCGACGGGGTCGTTGAGGAAGCTCGTCAGCTGGCCACGCGGATCGAGGTGAGTCAGAAGCCGGCCGATTGGATCGTAGGTGTAGCGGTCGGTGCCATGCGCGCTGTCGTGCCGTTGGATCATGTTTCCTGCGGGATCGTAGGCATAACCGGTGTCGAACAGCGGCGTCTCCTCGTGCAACACTGCCTGGGCACTGATCAAGCCCCGGTCGTCGTAGCTCAGCTGACGCTGCACCTGTGGACTCAGGCGTTCGGTCACGGCCCGGCCGTGCACGTCGCGCTCTATCACGATGGGCGCATCGTCATTGATGGTTACGCGATGTAATTGACCGCGCAGGTCGAAGGCGCAGGCGACGCGATTGCCGGCGCTGGTGGTACGAACAATGCGCTGGCCGAGCGCATCGAAGGTGTTGGCAACGGCAAAGCCATCCTGATCCTCCTCGATCAGGCGCCCCTCCAGGTCGAAACGACGCCTGATCCGGCGATGCGCGTTGCGCAGCTCGATCAGCTGGCCGCGTGCATCGTAACGGAAGCTTTCTGTAGTCTGCAGGCCAGGGCGATCGACGTCGGGCAAGGTCCGGGCGGTGATGCGACCGAGCCGATCGGAGGCGTAGGTCACCGTTTGGCCGAGGGGATCGGTTGTACCGGCCAGGCGGCCCGATGCGTCGTAGCGGTACTGCCGGGTCTGTTCCCAGTAGTCGGCTTCTTCGATCACACGGCCCAGTGCATCGCGACGGAGTCGGTAGCGTTCGCCGCGCTGGTTCACCACTCCGGTCAACTGCTCTTCGCTGTCGTATTCGTACTGGACCAAGTGGCCATCCGGTAGCAGGCGCCGGACGATCTGGCCGGTGCCTGCATAGGCCAGCTGGGTCACCGCGCCGGCCTGGTCGGTGTAACGGATCAACTGGTCCTCGGCGTCGTAGACCGCGCGCATCGTGCTGCCGTCGGGATGTACGATGCGCAGCAAGCGACCCTTGGCGTCGTAGTCGTGGCGGCTGCATTGACCGGCTGCATCGGACTGTTCGAGCATGCGGCCCAGCGCGTCATGCTGGAACGTGCTGCGCGCGCCGAGCGGATCGACCAGCACCTGCAGCTGACCGTGGCGGTCGTAGTGCAGGGCCGTCACCGCCCCCAGGGCATTGGTGTGCGTGGTGAGCTGACCGTGTGCGTCGTAGCCGTAGGTCGAGACCGCACCCAACGGGCTGATCTGCTCGACCAGCAGATCGCGTTCGTCCCAGCGCTGCTGCCAGCTCGCCTGCAAGGGGTCGATCACCGCGATCGGCCGGTCGTCCTCGTCGTACTGGGTCTGCAAGCTGCTGCCGTCGGCGCGCGTCAGCTGCAGCAGGTTGCCGCGCTCGTCGTAGACGAACTCGGTGCGCAGGCCCGCGGGGTCGACCACCGCCGTGGTGCGGCCGGCCTCGTCGTACTCGAACACGGTCACGCCGCCCAGCGGGTCGATCTCGCACAGCGGTAGGCGGTATTCGTCGAACTTCACCAAGGACGTATGCCCCAGCGAGTCGGTGATCTCGACATCGCCCAGCAGGTCGTCGTAGCCGAAGCGGTAGTCGTACAGGCCGCCGTCGCCCCAGCTGTGGACCACCCGCCATTGGTCGTCGTAGGCGTAGTGGAACGACAGGCCCAGGCGGTCGGTGTGGCGGACCATGCGGTGCTGGCGGTAGTCGAAGGTCCGCGGCGCGTCCAGCGGGTCGAAGGCCGACACCAGATCGCCGGCGTCGTTGTATTCGTAGCGCACCAGCGGATGGTTGCGGCCGGTCGCCGGGTCGTGCAGCTCCAACGCCTCGATCCGGCCCTGACGCGAGGTCGCCTGCAGGAACCGGCCCTGCAGCGGCTGGCCGCTGACCGGATCGACGGTGCCGCTTTCGACGATCCGCACCAGGTCGGCGCCGCGGCGCTCGAAACGCCAGGCGTTGCCGCTGGCGTCCTCGATGCGCTGGATCGGCAGCGTTTGCGTCGTCAACGCCACCAGGTTTGCGGCCGGGCGTGCGAACGCGTAACGCAGGCCGTCCTTGCTGCGCACCCGCCATTCGTCGCCTTGCGCGTACAGACGCGCGCCATCGACGAACTCGCGCACGGCATGCGCCAGGCCCGGCGCCTCGGGCGCCTGCGGGAACACCGCTATGCCGTCGCCACCGTGGAACAGCACGCTGCCGTCGGCGTCCAGTTCCAGTCGAATGTCGGCCGGCGTCTCCCAGCCGTAGCCGCAGGCGCCGACGTGGTCGTTGTTGGAGCCGTACTCGCGCGTCCACGCCAGCGGCAGGCGGCCGGGCACGACGAAGTCCTCGTGCGTCACCGACACGCTGCCGGTGCGGATGTCCACCGGCTCGGCGCGCAGCACCTTGCACTTGAGGAAACCCGGCTTCATGTTGCCGAACACTTTCTGGCGCAGCTTCTTGAAGGCCTTGCCGCCGCGCTTGAACACCGGGCCCAGCAGCTTGAACAGGCCCTTCATCGCCATCGCCATCAACGAGATCGTCGGCGGCCCGCCGACGTTGACGTTGGTCGGAATGGCCAGGTTCACCGCCGTGGGCAGGGTCAGCGACAGCTTGGGCTTCTTCGGCTTGCGGAGGCGGAACGGCGGCACCATGCCGACCACGTTGCAGTCCAGCACCGGCATGGCCAGCTTGGAGAACGGGTCGCCGTCGGCCGACACCGTCATGCTGCCCATGAACAGTTCGTCGTCGGTCTGCGGGCCGGTCGGCAGCTTGGGCAGGAACGCCGGGTGGTAGGCGCCCATCGGAATGTGCAGGTTCAAGCCGCCGGTGCCGGCGGTGGCGCGCTTGATGCCGTTGACGTGCACGGTGCCGCCCAGGAAGGGCAGGTAGTCGAACGGATCCAGCACGATGCCGATGTGCGGCGTCGGCAGCGGCACCGGCAACGGCACCGGCGGGAACACGTACATGTGGATGTCGATACCCAACTGCGGGTCGAAGTGCTTCGCGGCGGTGGTCATGGGGGTATCAACGTCCTTATTCTTCTATAAACCAGGTCGGTTCCAGTTTCGACGCTACACCGCCGAGCGGGGTGAACGTCGCAAAGTGCTGCGAATATCGGCGTGGCCCGGTGCCGGATTAGGGGCGAGCTTGGCGCGAACCGCCCCAAGGCAAGCCGCTAATTTTCCACTCATCGGCGCCTGACCTCCTAATCGAAATGCCGAAATCGCGATGCGAGTCAAAGTACGTTGCGGCACAAACAAACGACATGAAACTTGTGGGGCAGAGCATTGCCGAAGACAAGAATTGGGCGGCTATGCCGTGGACGTGCAGCAGACGCATGCCGTAAACAGCAACTGGGTGGCGCCCATAAGCTCGTTATCCACCGTGCGACAGCTATTGCGCAGACCTTACAAGGCAGAGACAACAAGCCTCGGCTGTCCAGCCGCTACGCCGCACCTGCTCAGCGCGGAAGATCGACTATCTGTCGGCCGTCGCTCTGACAGGCGATCAGCACCTCGTAGGCATCGCGCTCGCTTCGTTGCGCTTTAGCAGCCTCTTCATCGGATATCTCGGCCTCCTGATATCGGATACTCAGCTCACCCGCATCGTACTGAATATAGAGCTTCCCTGAGCGCCGAATAATGATCACGCCAAACCCATTGAAAACATCTTCGCTCATGGTTTCGTCCCGATTGGAGTTGTACTGAAGCCCCCGAGGGGGACCTGGTCGATGGTTGCCTCCGGGATTCCTCCCCCCGTATAGCCGCCGGGTTTCCACAGCCCATCCCATGCGCCGATCTCATTGCCGCTAGGCATGCGAAGCCCGGTGGGTGAGGGTATATCAATACGCACCGGTGTTGTGCCCAGATCGCCCGGGTTGAGTTTGAGCAATCGCTCCAGCTCATCAACGTCGCCGTTCGCCCTTGCGATGAGATCGTCGGCCACGGACTTCGGCATGACGAACTGACCGCCAGGAGGACCTAACTCGAGACGCTTCGGATCCACGCCCCAGGCGATTTTCGATACCGGACCAGCAAACATCGCGAGGTGGGAATCGATGTAGTCCTTCGGTAGGTACTGCTCCGGCTTAAGCCGATTGGGCTTAGCAACGCCGACAATCGACGCATCGGTGTGCCCTGGCAGATACGGCGATCGCGCGAATCTGCCTCTTGCGTCTATCCATTGCCCTCTACTGTTTCTACGGACAGCGGGCCCGCAACTCAGGCCGAGCGGATCGGCCCACGCGATGGTATTTCTCGCGTACTCATAGACACCGATGCCCCCTGCGAGCTTGATCGGGTCTTGGCTGACAAAGCCGCCGCTCGTCGGATCGAAGTATCTATAGCGATTGTAGTGGAGGCCCGTTTCCGTATCGAAGTACTGCCCTTGGAATCGAATCGGGTTGACGATCTGCGAAACATGGTGCCTTTCGATGGTGCCCCAGGCGCTATAACTCGCACTCCACAAAACATCGCCGTCGCCATCCGTGATCCTTGCCGGGCAGCCGTTGACGTCGTTGTGGTAGTAGGCGACGGAACGAGTCCCGGCCCCTAGCGTTTCGCAGGAGGGAACGCCGTTGCGATCGCCTTCGATCAATGCCAAAGGCTCGAATGTGCCGGGCCGGTGGACGTACTCGCGCGCCTGTGGGTGTAGCGCCTTGAGCGCCTGCAGGCGTTTTCGCGCCGCGAAGAAGTCGACGACATTGCTATTGTTGACCGGTTCGCGCGTGCAGTCGCTCGCACCGGAGTTGCTTTGGGTGACCTCGGCAAGCAGCGCATCGCCGTCCCAGAAGAACCAGGTCGTATCGACGGAGTTTCGTTTGAATACGCGCCGACCGATCGGATCGTAGCCGTAAGTGGTGTGGCATTCCTCGCGCCCGCCGCCTTCCGAGCGGCTTTCGACGATGCGCTGATTTGCGTCCCACACCAATTTCAGTTCCACGCCTCGAGCTTCGTGCGAGTGCTCGCGTCGAATCAGGTTTCCGGCACGGTCGAACACATAATGTAATCCGTCGAAGTCGCCCTCGCGAGTCCATCCATCTGAAACGGCACCGCCACCGACGGCTTGCTTCATCTGAACTTGATTGATGCGAGTTCGCAGCCGATCACCCGCCGGGTCATTGAGCCAACGGGTGAGCTTCCCCATAGGGTCCGTGTGTTCGAGAACGCGCCCCATCGGGTCGTAGGTATAGCGATCAGTGCCGTGCTGGCTATCGGTGCGACGGGTGAGATTGCCGGCCTTGTCGTAGTCGTAGGTGCTATCAAATAACGGAGCGTTGTCCTTCGTTACGGCCTGAGCACTGAGCAAGCCGTCGGCGTTGTAGCTCATCGTTCGCTTGAGCGCCGGAGTCAGCTGTTCGATCACCGCTTGGCCGAGCGCATCGCGCGTGACCGTGATCGGTGATGCGTCGTTGATCGTGATGCGACTGGGCTGGTTGAGCAGGTCGTACTGAACTGCGATCGTGTTGCCGGTAGCCGTGCGTCGCTCGATGCGATTGCCGACAGCATCGTAGGCATGGTCGATCGCATAGCCATTCTGCGATTCATGCAACAAGCGACCTTCGATGTCGAAGCGACGCACGACATGACTTACCGCGTTGCGAAGTTCGACCAGCTGTCCTGCCTTGTTGTACTTGAATGACTCCAGCGATTGCCTCGACGGATCGCAAGCATTCGGCAGGGTCTTCTTGGTGATTCGCCCAAGCGCATCGGTCTCGAACGCGATCACCTGACCGAGCGGATCGATGCTGCGGCGAAGGCGGTCGGTGGCGTCGTAGTCGTAGCGGCGCGACTGACCCCAGTAGTCGATTTCCTCGATAATGCGACCAAGCGGATCTCGAACGAACCGGAAGGTCTCGCCACGCTGGTTAATTACGCTGGAAATTTGCTCCTCGGTGTCATATGTGAACCCGACGCTATTGCCATCGGGTTGCACGCGCCTGGCGATTTGGCCGATTCCGCAGTACTCGATCCTGGTTTTCGCGCCGCCCTCATCGACATAGCCGGTGAGTTGATCTTCAGCATCGTATTCGCAGCTGATATGCCCGCCATTTGGCATGGCTACCGCGAGCAGGCGACCTTTCGCGTCGTATCCGTACGTAGTTCGGCGGCCGGATGCATCCGTGAGTTCCAGCAGGCGACCCATGGCGTCGTGCCTGAAGCGGCTGGCTTGACCGAGCGCATCGGTGATGCGCTGTAGCTGGCCGTGGCTATCGAACGCAAGACGGGTGGTCGCGCCCAGCGGGTTGGCGTGCTCGAGCAGCTGACCGGCCGCGTCATAGTCGTAACGCGAGATTGCACCGAGCGGCGTGGTGTGTTGCCGCAGTAGCCCTCGCGCATCCCAGACATGCGACCACGTCGCTCCGCCTGGATCGGTCACGACCAGGGGGCGGTCGTCTTCGTCGTACTCGGTCTGCAGCGTGCTGCCGTCGGGCCGCGTCAGCTTGAGCAGATTGCCATGCGCGTCGTATGAGAACTCGGTACGCAGCGCCATCGCATCGATCACCGCGGTGGTGCGACCGACCTCGTCGTACTCGAACGTCGTGACGCCGTCGAGCGGATCTATCTCGCACAGCGGAAGATTATTCTCGTCGAACTTGACGGTGGTGACGTAGCCGAGCGAATCGGTGATCTCGGTTTCGTTGAGCAGGGCGTCGTAGCGGAACCTGTAATCGTACAGACCGCTGTCGCCCCAGGCGTGCACCACGCGCCATTGATCGTCGTAGGCATAGTGGAACGACAAGCCGACGCGGTCGGTATGGCGCAGCAAGCGGTGGTGGGCATACTCGAAGGTGCGCGCGGCACCCAGCGCGTCTATGGCGGAGATCAAGTCTTCGTCGCCGCTATAGCCGTAACGGACCAGCGGGTGGCTCAGGCCGTTGGCGGGGTCATGAAGCTGCAGCGATCGAACCAGGCCACTAGACGCTTGTACATCGATATAGCGGCCTTGCAGCATTTTCCCCGACTCGGCAGCCACAGCACCGCTTTCGACGATACGAACGAGTTGTCCGCTCTGACGCTCGAACTGCCAACAGTTTCCACACAGATCCTCGATGCGCTCGATCGGCAAGGGCGACACAGGCAGCGCAGCGACGTTGCCGACGCTACGCCGGAATACATAGATCACCCCGTCCTTGGTGCGCACCCGCCATTCGTCGTCCTGCGCGTACAAACGCGCACCGTCGACGAACTCGCGTACCGCATGCTCCAGGCCCGGCGCGGCCGGCGCCTGCGGGAACACCGCGACGCCTTCGCCGCCGTGGAACAGCACGCCGCCCTCGACGTCCAGCTCCAGCCGGATATCGGCCGGCGTCTCCCAGCCGTAGCCACAGACGCCGACGTGGTCGTTGTTGGAGCCGTATTCGCGCGTCCACGCCAGCGGCAGACGGCCGGGCACGACGAAGTCCTCGTGCGTCACCGACACGCTGCCGGTGCGGATATCCACCGGCTCGGCGCGCAGCACCTTGCACT includes:
- a CDS encoding RHS repeat-associated core domain-containing protein, translating into MTTAAKHFDPQLGIDIHMYVFPPVPLPVPLPTPHIGIVLDPFDYLPFLGGTVHVNGIKRATAGTGGLNLHIPMGAYHPAFLPKLPTGPQTDDELFMGSMTVSADGDPFSKLAMPVLDCNVVGMVPPFRLRKPKKPKLSLTLPTAVNLAIPTNVNVGGPPTISLMAMAMKGLFKLLGPVFKRGGKAFKKLRQKVFGNMKPGFLKCKVLRAEPVDIRTGSVSVTHEDFVVPGRLPLAWTREYGSNNDHVGVCGYGWETPADIRLELDVEGGVLFHGGEGVAVFPQAPAAPGLEHAVREFVDGARLYAQDDEWRVRTKDGVIYVFRRSVGNVAALPVSPLPIERIEDLCGNCWQFERQSGQLVRIVESGAVAAESGKMLQGRYIDVQASSGLVRSLQLHDPANGLSHPLVRYGYSGDEDLISAIDALGAARTFEYAHHRLLRHTDRVGLSFHYAYDDQWRVVHAWGDSGLYDYRFRYDALLNETEITDSLGYVTTVKFDENNLPLCEIDPLDGVTTFEYDEVGRTTAVIDAMALRTEFSYDAHGNLLKLTRPDGSTLQTEYDEDDRPLVVTDPGGATWSHVWDARGLLRQHTTPLGAISRYDYDAAGQLLEHANPLGATTRLAFDSHGQLQRITDALGQASRFRHDAMGRLLELTDASGRRTTYGYDAKGRLLAVAMPNGGHISCEYDAEDQLTGYVDEGGAKTRIEYCGIGQIARRVQPDGNSVGFTYDTEEQISSVINQRGETFRFVRDPLGRIIEEIDYWGQSRRYDYDATDRLRRSIDPLGQVIAFETDALGRITKKTLPNACDPSRQSLESFKYNKAGQLVELRNAVSHVVRRFDIEGRLLHESQNGYAIDHAYDAVGNRIERRTATGNTIAVQYDLLNQPSRITINDASPITVTRDALGQAVIEQLTPALKRTMSYNADGLLSAQAVTKDNAPLFDSTYDYDKAGNLTRRTDSQHGTDRYTYDPMGRVLEHTDPMGKLTRWLNDPAGDRLRTRINQVQMKQAVGGGAVSDGWTREGDFDGLHYVFDRAGNLIRREHSHEARGVELKLVWDANQRIVESRSEGGGREECHTTYGYDPIGRRVFKRNSVDTTWFFWDGDALLAEVTQSNSGASDCTREPVNNSNVVDFFAARKRLQALKALHPQAREYVHRPGTFEPLALIEGDRNGVPSCETLGAGTRSVAYYHNDVNGCPARITDGDGDVLWSASYSAWGTIERHHVSQIVNPIRFQGQYFDTETGLHYNRYRYFDPTSGGFVSQDPIKLAGGIGVYEYARNTIAWADPLGLSCGPAVRRNSRGQWIDARGRFARSPYLPGHTDASIVGVAKPNRLKPEQYLPKDYIDSHLAMFAGPVSKIAWGVDPKRLELGPPGGQFVMPKSVADDLIARANGDVDELERLLKLNPGDLGTTPVRIDIPSPTGLRMPSGNEIGAWDGLWKPGGYTGGGIPEATIDQVPLGGFSTTPIGTKP